The following are encoded together in the Bos taurus isolate L1 Dominette 01449 registration number 42190680 breed Hereford chromosome 10, ARS-UCD2.0, whole genome shotgun sequence genome:
- the OR4K54 gene encoding olfactory receptor family 4 subfamily K member 54: MEEANQSVVSEFVFRGLCDSKDLQKFLFLPFSALYLMTVLGNLFIAFLIITDSHLHPPMYFLLANLSFVDFCLSSVTTPKLITDFLKDNKTISFGGCMSQILFIHFLAGDEMVLLVTMAYDRCVAICKPLHYSRIMDRQKCIWLALISWIIGFVHAISQLAMILDLSFCGPRIVDSFFCDIPEVIKLACMDTHTLRILINADSGVLAVTCFILLLISYTYILVTIHLHSKDGSSKALSTCTSHITVVVLFFGPCIFIYFWPLSITWVDKVLSVFYTVITPLLNPAIYTLRNKEIKNAVKRLISQHKNTKYNF, encoded by the coding sequence ATGGAAGAAGCAAACCAGTCCGTGGTATCTGAGTTCGTTTTTCGTGGACTCTGTGATTCAAAGGATCTCCAGAAATTCCTCTTCCTGCCATTTTCTGCACTCTACCTGATGACCGTCCTGGGCAACCTTTTCATTGCATTCTTAATCATCACTGACTCCCATCTCCATCCCCCAATGTACTTCCTCTTAGCCAATCTCTCATTTGTTGACTTCTGCCTTTCCTCAGTCACCACTCCTAAACTGATCACAGACTTCCTAAAGGATAATAAAACCATCTCCTTTGGGGGCTGCATGAGTCAGATCCTCTTTATACATTTTCTTGCAGGAGATGAGATGGTACTGCTTGTGACAATGGCCTATGACCGTTGTGTAGCCATCTGCAAGCCACTCCATTACTCCAGAATTATGGACAGACAAAAGTGCATCTGGCTAGCTCTGATATCATGGATCATTGGCTTTGTACATGCCATAAGTCAACTAGCTAtgattttagatctttctttCTGTGGACCCAGAATAGTGGACAGCTTTTTCTGTGATATTCCCGAAGTGATCAAACTAGCCTGCATGGATACCCATACTCTGAGAATATTGATAAATGCTGACAGTGGTGTCTTGGCTGTAACTTGCTTCATTCTCTTGCTGATCTCTTACACCTACATCCTGGTAACTATTCACCTTCATTCCAAGGATGGGTCATCAAAGGCACTCTCTACCTGTACTTCCCACATCACAGTGGTGGTGCTGTTCTTTGGACCCTGCATTTTCATCTATTTCTGGCCACTTAGCATCACTTGGGTGGACAAGGTACTTTCTGTGTTTTATACAGTAATTACACCTCTTTTGAATCCAGCCATTTACACactgagaaataaagaaattaaaaatgcagtAAAGCGACTGATAAGTCAGCATAAGAATACAAAGtacaatttttaa